The Gracilimonas sp. genome includes a region encoding these proteins:
- the coaD gene encoding pantetheine-phosphate adenylyltransferase, whose product MKTIALYPGSFDPITNGHLDILERATNLFDHVIVTVAVNKEKKAVFSGDERVKLIEACIANKAWGKDVEVNQFTGLLVDHAQKMNADTLVRGVRQISDFEYEFRMALTNKRLAPNVDTVFLMPDEEFTFISASIVKEVAYWGGDLSSFVPENVAMALKEKFKDRK is encoded by the coding sequence ATGAAAACAATTGCCTTATACCCCGGATCTTTTGATCCAATCACCAATGGCCACCTCGATATTCTTGAGCGAGCTACCAATCTATTTGATCACGTGATTGTAACCGTAGCCGTAAATAAAGAAAAGAAAGCTGTTTTTTCTGGCGATGAGAGGGTAAAACTCATTGAAGCATGTATAGCCAATAAGGCCTGGGGCAAAGATGTTGAAGTAAATCAGTTTACAGGATTACTTGTGGATCACGCCCAGAAAATGAATGCCGATACGCTGGTTCGGGGCGTTCGCCAAATTTCAGATTTCGAATACGAATTCCGGATGGCACTCACCAACAAGCGCCTTGCCCCCAATGTAGATACTGTTTTCCTGATGCCGGATGAAGAGTTTACCTTTATCTCTGCTTCTATTGTAAAAGAAGTGGCATACTGGGGCGGAGATCTAAGCTCTTTTGTTCCCGAAAATGTAGCTATGGCTCTCAAAGAAAAGTTTAAAGACAGGAAATAG
- a CDS encoding YraN family protein yields MTKKSRREIGNEGEDLACAYLESKGWRILERNYFFEHAEVDIVAYDDTAIVFVEVKFRTNTKFGQPFEHVTEDKVQNIFKAAEAWMYERKMDGSPVRFDIVGIVQKKNEAPEFNHIQDAFR; encoded by the coding sequence ATGACTAAGAAGTCACGCCGTGAAATTGGAAATGAAGGGGAAGACCTGGCCTGTGCTTACCTGGAATCAAAGGGCTGGAGAATACTGGAGCGTAACTACTTCTTTGAACATGCCGAAGTGGATATCGTTGCTTATGATGACACCGCTATCGTTTTCGTGGAAGTTAAATTCCGTACTAACACCAAGTTTGGTCAACCCTTTGAACACGTAACGGAAGATAAAGTCCAGAATATTTTTAAAGCGGCCGAGGCCTGGATGTATGAACGCAAAATGGATGGATCTCCTGTACGATTTGATATCGTTGGCATTGTACAGAAAAAGAATGAAGCACCTGAGTTCAACCATATTCAGGACGCGTTCAGGTAG
- a CDS encoding type II toxin-antitoxin system RelE/ParE family toxin, with product MDYDYKILWSDKALSDLDGTLEYLEREWTIREVQNFKSTLFQRIDLIGKYPKLFRPSTAKPNLRRSVLSKQTSIYYQVDKDNSQITIIRLFDNRMDIQKL from the coding sequence ATGGATTATGACTACAAAATTCTATGGTCCGATAAAGCTTTAAGCGACCTTGATGGAACTTTAGAATATCTGGAGAGAGAATGGACGATAAGAGAAGTCCAAAATTTCAAATCAACCCTCTTCCAAAGAATTGATTTGATTGGTAAATATCCTAAGCTCTTTCGCCCTTCGACTGCAAAACCTAATCTCAGAAGATCTGTTCTCTCCAAACAAACTTCCATTTATTATCAAGTTGATAAGGATAATTCACAAATTACAATTATCCGACTCTTTGATAATCGGATGGATATACAAAAACTATAA
- the polX gene encoding DNA polymerase/3'-5' exonuclease PolX has product MPYTNQDIAEKLREVSQLMQLAGENRFKVIAFDKAAQTIEGLGDDINDYIKEKNLTDIKGIGKSIAEDIYALDETGKMPILEAFKEKVPEGLIDWLGISGLGPKNAYKIHKELGISTIDELKEKIEDGSVASLSGLGQKSAEKIMKSIEWMEKFDERCRLDQAEEIANTIFDSLKNQDGVQQIEVAGSYRRGLETIGDIDILIAADEKHIDSLFDVFTNHERVTEVLGKGDTKSSVRTKEGRQVDLRIVSPKEFPAALMYFTGSKEHNVVLRQRARDRGMSLNEYGLFKLDDKGDTDFDSPVKFSSESDIYKKLDMHFVPPELREDRGEFAIYEEQEEFDLVTNDDIRGVIHAHSTWSDGKYSIKEMAEACMERGYEYLGLTDHSKTAAYAGGLSVDEIKQQWEEVDKLNEEFKESGKNFIIFKGIESDILADGSLDYEDDILEGFDFVIASVHQSLEMPREKMMERMRNAIKNPYTRILGHPTGRLLLKRNGSDLDLNELVALAAEYNTAIEINANPHRLDLDWRFGNKAREVGLMTSINPDAHTTDGIDDIPYGVRIARKGKYDKDRVLNAKSAKEVKAFFEAR; this is encoded by the coding sequence ATGCCCTATACCAATCAGGATATTGCCGAAAAACTCCGCGAAGTTTCACAGCTCATGCAACTCGCCGGTGAAAACCGATTTAAAGTCATTGCCTTTGATAAAGCCGCCCAAACTATTGAAGGACTTGGGGATGACATCAACGACTATATCAAAGAAAAAAACCTGACCGACATTAAAGGGATTGGAAAGTCGATTGCAGAAGATATCTATGCGCTCGATGAAACCGGCAAAATGCCCATTCTGGAAGCCTTTAAGGAAAAAGTACCTGAAGGGTTAATCGACTGGCTGGGTATTTCGGGACTGGGCCCCAAAAACGCTTATAAAATTCACAAGGAACTGGGTATCAGCACCATTGATGAATTAAAAGAAAAGATTGAAGACGGATCTGTGGCCTCTTTATCGGGATTAGGACAGAAATCAGCGGAGAAGATCATGAAATCCATCGAGTGGATGGAGAAGTTTGATGAACGCTGCCGGCTGGATCAGGCTGAAGAAATCGCAAATACTATTTTTGACAGCCTTAAAAATCAGGATGGAGTTCAACAAATCGAAGTGGCGGGCTCCTACCGGCGTGGACTCGAAACCATTGGAGACATAGATATTCTCATTGCGGCTGACGAGAAACATATTGACTCATTGTTTGATGTATTCACCAATCACGAACGGGTGACCGAAGTTTTAGGTAAGGGTGATACCAAGAGCTCTGTTCGAACCAAAGAAGGCCGGCAGGTAGACCTTCGCATTGTTTCTCCAAAAGAGTTCCCGGCTGCTTTGATGTACTTCACAGGCAGCAAAGAGCACAATGTAGTTTTACGACAACGAGCCAGGGATCGCGGGATGAGCCTCAATGAATACGGACTTTTCAAATTAGACGATAAAGGCGACACCGACTTTGACTCACCGGTTAAGTTTTCAAGTGAATCCGATATTTACAAAAAGCTGGATATGCATTTTGTGCCACCGGAGCTTCGTGAGGACCGCGGCGAGTTCGCCATTTATGAAGAGCAAGAAGAATTTGACCTGGTAACTAACGATGATATCCGTGGTGTTATTCATGCACACAGTACCTGGAGTGATGGCAAATATTCCATTAAAGAAATGGCCGAAGCCTGCATGGAGCGGGGTTATGAATATCTTGGATTGACCGACCACTCCAAAACCGCTGCATATGCCGGAGGGCTTTCCGTCGATGAAATTAAACAGCAGTGGGAAGAAGTGGATAAGCTGAATGAGGAATTCAAAGAATCCGGAAAGAACTTTATAATCTTCAAAGGCATTGAATCGGACATTCTGGCTGATGGATCGCTGGACTACGAAGATGACATCCTCGAGGGATTTGATTTTGTGATTGCCAGCGTGCATCAATCTCTGGAAATGCCCCGTGAAAAAATGATGGAGCGCATGAGAAACGCCATCAAAAACCCATATACAAGAATTTTAGGACACCCCACTGGGCGGTTACTCCTAAAAAGAAACGGGAGTGATTTAGATCTGAATGAACTGGTAGCCTTAGCTGCAGAATACAATACTGCTATCGAAATAAATGCGAACCCCCACCGCCTGGATCTGGACTGGAGGTTTGGCAACAAAGCCCGTGAAGTTGGTCTCATGACTTCCATTAACCCCGATGCTCATACAACCGATGGCATTGATGACATTCCCTATGGTGTACGCATTGCCCGGAAAGGGAAATATGATAAAGACCGGGTGTTGAATGCCAAAAGCGCCAAAGAGGTAAAGGCTTTTTTTGAAGCCCGCTGA
- a CDS encoding zinc ribbon domain-containing protein: MPTYEYKREDGSTFEIIQKMSEPALETCPTTGQKVKRIISGGGGVVYKGDGWYVTDYKDNGKKSSATPPAEAESTSSAESKADTPKKETAKTDSAS, encoded by the coding sequence ATGCCTACTTACGAATACAAAAGAGAAGACGGATCAACTTTCGAGATCATTCAGAAAATGAGCGAACCTGCTCTGGAAACCTGTCCAACAACCGGACAAAAAGTAAAGCGCATTATTTCCGGAGGAGGTGGCGTGGTTTATAAAGGTGATGGCTGGTATGTAACCGATTATAAAGACAATGGTAAGAAATCATCCGCTACCCCGCCCGCTGAAGCTGAATCCACTTCTTCTGCTGAAAGCAAAGCGGATACTCCTAAAAAGGAAACCGCTAAAACAGATTCTGCTTCCTGA
- a CDS encoding SulP family inorganic anion transporter: MKKYLDLFGLNDKIDYKTEILAGITVSMALIPEAVAFAMIAGLSPLTGLYAAFMMGLVTSIIGGRPGMISGATGAIAVVLVALAQSHGVEYIFGAVILAGIIQVAAGALKLGKLMRLVPHPVIFGFVNGLAVIIFMSQLAQFKTPSGEWMTGQAMYVLLGLVALTMLIIWGLPKLTKAVPASLVAILTVFGVVVVLGIETRTVGDIASISGGFPPFHIPEIPITWEAFMVILPYSAIIAGVGLIESLLTLNIIDEITETRGNGNQEAIAQGSANILSGLFSGMGGCAMIGQSLINVSSGARTRISGIVASVMLLVFIMFGAPIIELMPMAALTGLMIMVAIGTFEWASLRTFNRMPASDIFVMVTVTLVTAVLHNLALAVIVGVIIAALVFAWDNAKRIRARKHIDEDGIKHYEIYGPLFFGSVTVFNSKFDVLNDPDEVIIDFEESRVVDMSAIEALNKITERYNKVGKTVHLKHLSKDCRKLLQDADAIIDVNVMEDPTYKLAIDQI, encoded by the coding sequence ATGAAGAAGTATTTAGACCTCTTTGGTCTCAACGACAAGATAGATTATAAGACTGAAATTTTAGCGGGAATCACGGTGTCGATGGCACTGATCCCGGAAGCCGTAGCATTTGCCATGATCGCCGGGCTTTCTCCATTAACCGGTTTGTATGCTGCTTTTATGATGGGGTTAGTTACTTCTATCATAGGTGGGCGTCCTGGAATGATTTCGGGAGCTACCGGAGCCATTGCTGTTGTTTTGGTGGCTTTAGCCCAATCTCATGGTGTAGAATATATATTTGGAGCTGTAATTCTTGCCGGAATTATTCAGGTGGCAGCTGGTGCACTGAAGTTGGGAAAACTGATGCGCTTGGTTCCGCACCCGGTAATTTTTGGTTTCGTCAATGGATTGGCGGTGATCATTTTCATGTCTCAGCTGGCCCAGTTTAAGACGCCTTCGGGTGAGTGGATGACCGGGCAGGCGATGTACGTTTTATTAGGCCTCGTAGCTCTGACGATGCTCATCATTTGGGGGTTGCCGAAATTGACAAAAGCCGTGCCTGCTTCACTTGTAGCTATACTAACTGTTTTTGGAGTGGTGGTTGTATTGGGAATTGAAACCCGGACCGTGGGGGACATCGCGTCTATTTCAGGCGGGTTTCCACCCTTCCATATCCCGGAAATCCCGATAACATGGGAAGCTTTTATGGTGATTCTCCCTTATTCAGCAATTATAGCGGGAGTTGGTTTAATTGAAAGTCTGCTAACCCTGAACATCATTGACGAAATCACGGAAACCCGTGGAAATGGAAATCAGGAAGCCATTGCACAGGGATCTGCTAACATTCTGTCCGGGTTATTTTCTGGTATGGGAGGTTGTGCAATGATCGGGCAGAGTTTGATTAACGTTTCTTCCGGAGCCCGAACCCGGATTTCCGGTATTGTAGCTTCGGTTATGCTTCTGGTATTCATCATGTTTGGGGCTCCTATTATCGAATTAATGCCGATGGCAGCACTTACCGGGCTAATGATTATGGTAGCAATCGGAACCTTTGAGTGGGCAAGCCTGAGAACATTCAACCGAATGCCCGCGTCCGATATTTTTGTGATGGTTACGGTGACCCTGGTTACGGCCGTATTACATAATCTGGCGCTGGCTGTTATTGTTGGAGTGATTATTGCCGCTCTCGTTTTTGCCTGGGATAATGCTAAGCGAATTCGTGCCCGCAAGCATATTGATGAGGATGGAATCAAACATTATGAAATTTACGGCCCGCTTTTCTTTGGCTCGGTTACCGTCTTCAATTCAAAGTTTGATGTGCTGAACGATCCAGATGAAGTAATCATCGATTTTGAGGAAAGCCGGGTAGTGGATATGTCAGCCATTGAGGCATTGAATAAAATCACCGAACGATATAACAAAGTTGGGAAGACCGTTCACCTTAAACACCTGAGCAAAGACTGCCGGAAGTTACTTCAGGATGCTGATGCCATTATTGACGTGAATGTGATGGAAGATCCAACCTACAAACTGGCTATTGATCAGATTTAA
- a CDS encoding pyridoxal phosphate-dependent aminotransferase gives MISTRAQNLQPSATLKVTGRAKELKRQGKSIVSLSAGEPDFKTPKHICDAAIKAIEDGFHGYTMNPGTPELREAICEKLKRDNNLDYDPSQIISSNGAKQSVGFSLLALVNPGDEVIIPAPYWVSYPEMTRLAEGESVTVRTSFENNFKLTPEQLEEAITEKTKALILCSPSNPTGAKYTADELKGLAEVLRKHPQVYVISDEIYEYIVFDGDHVGILNVAPDLKDRVLLINGFSKGFAMTGWRLGYLAASNEIVSAVSKIQSQETSAPSSISQKAGEAAYKGSLDEVETMRAQFKKRRDYLVETLNSFEGVSCFTPGGAFYVFPDISHYIGAKKPDGSKIESSTDLCLYLLDEFGLALVPGDAFGEPNGVRLSYAASMDDLEEAMKRFRKGLESLN, from the coding sequence ATGATTTCAACACGCGCACAAAATTTACAGCCATCTGCAACGCTTAAAGTAACCGGACGAGCTAAAGAGCTAAAGCGACAGGGAAAGTCTATTGTTTCTCTGAGTGCTGGTGAGCCAGATTTCAAAACACCCAAGCATATTTGTGATGCGGCTATCAAAGCGATTGAAGACGGATTCCATGGTTATACTATGAATCCCGGAACACCGGAATTGCGGGAAGCTATTTGTGAAAAACTTAAACGTGATAACAACCTCGATTACGATCCTTCCCAAATTATTAGCTCAAATGGAGCCAAACAATCGGTAGGGTTCAGCCTGCTTGCGCTGGTTAACCCCGGAGACGAAGTGATTATTCCAGCACCCTACTGGGTTTCTTATCCGGAAATGACCCGTCTTGCTGAAGGAGAATCAGTGACTGTTCGGACTTCCTTTGAAAATAATTTCAAACTAACTCCCGAACAGCTGGAAGAGGCGATCACCGAAAAAACAAAAGCGCTGATTCTTTGCTCTCCATCTAACCCAACCGGAGCAAAATACACCGCTGATGAACTCAAAGGCCTAGCTGAAGTTCTTAGAAAACATCCGCAGGTTTATGTGATTTCAGATGAAATTTACGAATACATCGTATTTGATGGCGATCATGTTGGAATTCTCAATGTAGCTCCTGATTTAAAAGACCGTGTTTTACTGATCAACGGTTTTTCTAAAGGATTTGCGATGACCGGCTGGCGATTAGGATACCTTGCTGCCTCCAACGAAATTGTTAGTGCCGTTTCCAAAATTCAGAGTCAGGAGACCTCCGCTCCTTCTTCGATTTCCCAAAAAGCAGGTGAAGCCGCCTATAAAGGCAGTCTTGATGAGGTAGAAACCATGCGTGCACAGTTTAAAAAGAGGCGCGATTACCTGGTTGAAACACTCAACTCTTTTGAAGGAGTAAGCTGCTTTACTCCCGGCGGAGCTTTCTACGTATTTCCGGATATCTCCCACTACATTGGGGCCAAAAAACCAGACGGCTCAAAAATTGAGTCCTCTACAGATTTATGTCTGTACCTGCTGGATGAATTTGGGCTGGCCCTTGTTCCCGGCGATGCGTTTGGTGAACCCAATGGAGTTCGGCTAAGTTACGCCGCTTCTATGGATGACCTGGAAGAAGCCATGAAGCGTTTTAGAAAAGGATTGGAAAGCTTGAATTAA
- a CDS encoding flavin reductase family protein — MIIEKSQFSDHQIAKLVKASVVPRPIAWISSVGKSGIPNLAPYSYFNVISHKPIMFITSIGQGANVGKDGDKDTLANIKESGDYVINLVSAKLANHMHKSSTIYPKEISEFEKTGLTPVKSNLVTAPRVEEAVISMECKLDRVMELGDFNQVIGELVCYHIKDDVYLENDKVDYAKYDPIGRMAANYTYVRDLFFPEDI, encoded by the coding sequence GTGATCATAGAAAAATCTCAGTTTTCTGACCATCAAATTGCCAAGCTTGTCAAAGCATCTGTGGTGCCACGGCCTATTGCGTGGATTTCTTCGGTTGGTAAAAGCGGAATCCCAAACCTGGCTCCCTACAGTTATTTCAATGTGATTTCCCACAAACCAATTATGTTCATTACCTCTATAGGGCAAGGAGCAAATGTCGGGAAAGATGGAGACAAGGATACACTGGCAAACATCAAGGAAAGTGGAGACTATGTAATCAATTTAGTCTCAGCCAAGCTTGCGAATCACATGCATAAGAGCAGTACAATTTATCCTAAAGAAATAAGTGAGTTTGAAAAAACAGGGCTCACTCCTGTCAAAAGTAATTTAGTGACTGCTCCAAGAGTGGAGGAAGCCGTTATCAGTATGGAGTGTAAATTAGATCGGGTGATGGAACTGGGAGATTTTAATCAGGTAATCGGAGAGTTGGTTTGCTACCACATCAAAGATGATGTTTACCTCGAAAATGATAAGGTAGATTACGCAAAGTACGACCCCATTGGAAGAATGGCTGCTAATTACACCTACGTACGCGACCTGTTTTTCCCAGAAGATATTTAG
- a CDS encoding AI-2E family transporter has product MPHHRIKSVEKYPFWFKSTVTLIGLYLLFLVMSYGKFILMPLAFSAFFAMLLSPVVKLFERWKMGRAFSIILTLLVVLVVLGGILSLISAQFVQFAERIPEVTEKLKAVTTNTIQYLEETVGISQEEQSEYVQQGINNLIDQSGNYVSSVVSATTNIFTVMTLMPIFIFFMLYYQEMYQTFFQKLFASRKGDYSSVDKLLSRVQDVTQNYLVGMLSVIGILAVLNTTGLFIIGLEHAFFFGVFASLLAIIPYIGIIIGALPPLLFALLLTDSFITPVLVIAVFGTVQFLEGNFITPRIVGSKVSINPFVAMIALIIGGELWGISGMILFVPLIGILKVIFDQIPEMKPYGYLLGNSVKYEE; this is encoded by the coding sequence ATGCCACACCATCGAATAAAGTCTGTTGAAAAATATCCTTTCTGGTTTAAATCTACCGTTACGTTAATTGGACTTTATCTGCTGTTTTTGGTGATGAGTTATGGGAAGTTTATTCTAATGCCCCTGGCTTTTTCGGCGTTCTTTGCCATGCTTCTGAGTCCGGTAGTAAAACTCTTTGAACGATGGAAGATGGGAAGAGCTTTCAGCATAATTCTTACTCTGTTGGTTGTTTTAGTGGTGCTAGGTGGAATCCTTTCTCTTATTTCAGCTCAGTTTGTACAGTTTGCCGAACGAATACCGGAAGTGACAGAAAAACTAAAAGCCGTCACGACCAATACTATTCAGTACCTGGAAGAAACAGTAGGGATTTCTCAGGAAGAACAGAGCGAATATGTGCAACAGGGCATCAATAATCTGATTGATCAAAGTGGTAATTATGTGAGCTCTGTCGTAAGCGCCACCACCAATATTTTTACGGTGATGACGCTAATGCCCATCTTTATTTTCTTTATGCTGTATTATCAGGAAATGTACCAGACTTTTTTTCAAAAGCTTTTTGCCTCCAGAAAGGGAGATTACTCCAGTGTAGATAAGCTATTGAGCCGTGTACAGGATGTAACCCAGAATTATTTAGTTGGAATGTTGTCGGTGATCGGAATTTTGGCGGTTTTAAATACCACAGGTCTTTTTATTATTGGTTTAGAGCACGCTTTTTTCTTTGGGGTTTTTGCCTCGCTGCTGGCAATCATTCCTTACATCGGAATTATAATAGGAGCGTTGCCCCCTTTATTATTTGCTCTGCTTCTTACCGACTCATTTATAACCCCGGTTCTTGTGATTGCCGTTTTTGGAACGGTTCAGTTTCTGGAAGGAAATTTTATTACCCCACGTATTGTCGGTTCCAAAGTATCCATTAATCCATTTGTGGCCATGATAGCTTTAATTATAGGCGGAGAATTATGGGGTATCTCAGGAATGATTTTATTCGTACCGTTGATTGGTATCTTAAAAGTGATTTTTGATCAAATTCCAGAAATGAAGCCTTATGGGTATTTACTGGGCAACTCCGTCAAATATGAAGAATAA